The Triplophysa rosa linkage group LG15, Trosa_1v2, whole genome shotgun sequence genomic sequence atatatatatatttatgagcaccgttttgtgtatatttacacatagaaacgcaccttttctgatttattaccatttgtattatcatagttgaactacatcatggttaaactgcagttactataatgcaactatggttaatttgtgattcctgtgcttcaatgcaaattctataactaaactatgcttactatagtaaaaaaatcgataattttcataagggcttttattgagatatcagcagatcatgcaacgcatgtacttttctgaaaatatgcacacaggaattgataagaggaattcaaattttaatctcaagtatccgattcctattcctttcgattccgatccgattcctagcctttcgattacgattccaaattggaattgattttcgattcccaaccctaaacGCATGTGATAGTTTGTTGGGGTGGCAACAGAGGTGGCAAAGCTCATTTTTAGGGTGGCAAAGCTCGTTTTTAGGGTGGCAAAGCTCATTTTTAGGGTGGCAGCTTCCACCCAGTGCCACCCCTGTGGACACGCCACTgcgtgcatcttgagacaaaacaatggcactgatatattttaagatatatctgggcaagttatattcagttaagacaggtcacgcattcattttagtctgggactagccgtaagccttgtctgtgaaaccgggccgtaGAGTCCAGCGCAGGTTTACTGCGTGCTACCATTACAGCAAAAGAGGACATGCCAAATAATACGAGTTGGTATCTTTCATAATGATAATAtactttgtaataaaaaataataacacaagacGCATTTTTTGTCTCCACATGTTCAGGGTGTAGTGGGAAGTGCTGCGGTGCCAGAAAGCGGCGCTTCATTAGCGTTGCGAGCGCTGGGCTGGGGTTCACTCTACGCCTGGTGTGGTGTTGGCTTCCTCAGCATCACCATATGGAAGGCACTGGGTGTTCACAGTGTACGTGTCTCGTCTCGTCATATTTCCTACTTTAATCTGCAGCTGTGGTTTGATATGTATCGTTTCTCTATTGCAGCTGAAAGAATTTCGCCAGAAAATGCAATCCATTTTTCCCGCCATCCCCAAAAATGCAGAAGCTGCGGAGGGCCCTGCTCCGTTTGACTGGGATTCCATCTTCAAGTCAAAATGAGCAGACATCAGACTTTTTCAAAATGGAGTTTATTTTTATCAGGTGGTCTGCCCTTGCGTGAGGCGATGGGTCAGTTCATTTGACCGCTTTTGAGCCCAGCAACTGTAggtaatatactgtacaaggTCACAGCGTTGGGAAGAACGCTGCTGAAGACCAGCCGGACTCAGTGGGATTGTGTTCACCTTCATTTTGTTGGAGTGCCAAGAAGAATCCTTCCGTTCCTTCCTGAAGCACACCACAATAATCACACATTTGGCAATATTGTTAATTTGTACTTAATAGAGTATGTATACTCGCACTTTTGACGACGGTTGAGCATTTTCAGCTCATTTGTGTGGGCCTATTGAATAGAAACTGCCATTTGGCTGGGCGTATATTTCTTGCAATAACTTaagtaacaaaataaaacttctctTGTGATAAAGTGGCATCATGTGGCTTGGAATTCATAATAAAAGCGTCATGCAACTTTTTTTCTCCGAAAACTGCTTTCAGTGTCTTGGAAAAGCAAGATTTCCTAGAAAAGTAGGCCAAAGGACGAAAATATTTTACAGCGCCCTGCAGTGATAACTGAAGTTAGAAAAGCAGCAGTTTTAAATGCGCCTGTGTTGTCTGCATATTTACAGCATGTAATCTGATTAAACCGATGTGCGCAATACATGCGACAGCTGCAACACATAAACCCTCAACCTGTGCTTGGCGAAATAGTGCTTTTACCTAGTTGTTTTTGTGCTGTCAAATCAATTcatcacgattaatcgattccaaaataaatgtttttttgtttgtataatATTTGCGTGcgtgttgtgtttatttgtgtatataaatgcacacacattcatgtatatatttaagaaatatgtgtaatatactgtatatttatacattacATAGATTATAATTAGGACTGTCAAATGAtttatcgcatccagaataaagtttctgtttacataatatatgtctgtaaactgtgcattatttattttgtatttataaacacaaaaacgtacatgcatatacatttgggaaatatttatatctatttgtttattttaaccaataattgaaattatatatcgtttattttttcttaaatatatgcttgtactgtattatgtatgtttataaatacaaagttaatatgcagagtacacagacatatattacgtaACACAACCATTATTTTGCAATCGATTAGTCACAATGAATTGAATGGACACAACTATAATATATTATTGTAACGAAACGTTTTTTGGcatgttcagtgttatgtttgaACCCTCCGACACAACACTCAAGAACAACATTCACAGTGGTCGACCAAATTTCGTGTACATTTACTTTTAACATGTGGAACATGTATAAAGACTTTATACTGAATAAACAATGGTCATCAAATCATAAGGAGCAAAAAGAGCTTACATAAAGAGTTGTACatacttttttgttaaaatcaTAGAAGTCATATTGGGGTaactttcattttcacattGAAGTACATTTACGCCAGCAGACGTTCAGTTAGCCTGTCATTTACAAAATCTAAGGCCATTAGAGGGAGCCATTGCTATTTCTGTCACACAGACGTCCAATACAGGACACACAGGAAAGTCCTCGGAGGCGTTCACATGGAATGCGTTCTTACGTTATAAAAGGGGAGCATTTATTGGTGCACTACTTCCCATACAATATTTTCTCACATACACAATAACTTAAACGTTAAAATCCATTCCCCAGATTGGTCCTTTACTTTAAATCTGACATTGGACTTTTGAACTATTCTACAACCCAAAAATTGCTGTTCCGTCCATCTGGCAAGTGTACACAGACCAAAAAATGGTGAAAATTCCACACGAGAACGTATCCCGTGTGAACAGCCCCTTACATGTCACATGACCACCCTCACCTGAAAATGAcgattttatattatttggcAAAATGTCAATAGCATGTAGCATTTACTACTCACTTTGTATAATACCACATCTCTTggagaaaaaaatacatgaaaagggGCCATTTAATGTACAGTTCCTATATACAAATCGACCCACGTGTATAGAACAGAGAGGAGGGGTAACCGAAGCACTGAGTTCACCGTCAGAGATACAACCCTCTGCGGCTGCACTAATATGGAAGCAAGTCAGTTCACAACCAACACTCACTTGACCCTCAGATACTGGTGTGGTGAAACAGTGCAACACTGATAGTCCTTTCTGAACACGGCCTGTGGTGATTCACATTTCATCATTTCATGTCCCCTCTGAGCCAGCTAAAAACTATTGCACAATGCTTTTATCAGAGCTGTATACATGTACATCTTAAAatcagtgtttttttgtgttttttcttttatcgCAACACATTGCAATATCTACAACGTctcacaatttaaataaacctgCATTCCCCGAACAAAGTCCCATAAAAAAAACCACActgcataaaacaaacattctgAGAGCAAAATACTCTTAAAACTAATGGTATCAGATGCCAACTTTGGTTAAacgaacaaaataaaatacacagatgaaacaaaatctttaaaaaaagaaagaatagaaaaaaaacGAAAAGACCAAgtattaaatatttgtattaaaatcatttaaaaatccaaaatgaaAACTGGGAAATGGGGCAGAGGAGCTATATATATTctctatatatttatttgtatgtaaaaacatttttgtttgtattcttttccttaaataaaaatataacaccGACAGTTCCGTGTGATCTCTGTGGCTCAGCTTGACCGGCCGGTTCCGTGATGGCACTACAGGCTCCCGCTCCTTTGTGCGTGTCACGAGCGGCCGAGCTTGAACAGTACCTCACACAAGATGGCCGCCACACCAGAGTTCAGCACGGAGGACAGAGAGATATCGAGCAGCCTGCTCTCGTAGAGCACAAACTCGGGCCTGTTTTCCTCCACCTGGGCCATGGCTAGCAGGGCTTTGGCAGCCCGGCACATCATGTTGATGCTGGGTGGCTCAGGGTGGGTGGGGTGTCCCATGTGCAAGAGACTGTGAGGGCTTTGTTGATACTGTGCCATGGCAACGCTGTCCTCCAGGAAGCTTATCAAAGCTCCCACACTGCCTTTCTGAAGGGTGATGGCTCGGGCAGCCGTAGGGTCGCCCTGTGCGAGGTTGGAGAGAACCGCCACGGCCATCTCACGGCAAACCTGACTCTTACGTTCGCCCACGTGCCACACCAATGAGGCGAAGAGGCGTTCCTGTCTGCTAAAAGGGGGTGTGGCCAGCAGAAGGTCTACGTTAGAGTCTTGGATGCTTAGCTTGCACAGACACTCCAGGACCAGTCTCTGTGGCGTGAGCGAGGAGAAGCCGTTGGCCGTGCAGAAGGGGTCCTGGGCCTCCGCAGAAGGACACACCATCCAGTGGAGCAGTCCGTCCAGGATGGGAAGGCAGATACTTTCTGGATAAATGGACAGGTCAAGCTGTCCTGAAATGTTGGCTAGCGTGACCAAGGTGTTCTCACGCAAGGCACCGAGACAGTCCCACCACCATTCATCCTTGCTGCAAGCCAGACCTCTCTCTTCCTCGCGCTGGTACGTAGGCGGCATCCTTTTTCTCTTGGGGTGCTCATGGTGCAAAAGCACAAGCTTGCCGAGAATGAGCACCAAACCTGGGTGCCGAGCTATGTCGCTGTCATTACCAGGGACGAAGGAAAGTCCGCGAATGATATTGGACACGCAAATGCAGCGCCTTGCCAATTCATCCTGCCAGCCTTCTGCTACTGAAAGAGGTGCTTCGTCCCAGCAGCGGGGCTCGTCCTCCAGCAAAGTGATGCTGCCCAGCTTCTCTCTAGTGCGGAAGGGGAACGTCTGAGTTTCACCTTTCGCTAAAGACCCGGGCCAAGAACTTAACAGGTCATCAACAGTGGCAGTGACAATTTCCTCTGAGGGTCCTGGAACGTCTCTTTTCAACTCCTCTTCCCCGGTGGGCTTCTCTTCAGATGTGTCTTTTGCATGCTCCTCCACATTTTGCTGATTCTCCAAAGGCTTGCATTCTTCCTTCTCTTCACATCTCTCGAAGTACGTCTGGATGTGAGTGGTGGAGTCCCCTCCGCCAGCCTTCCAGTGTAGCAGGCCGCTGGTGAACTCCCCAACCAGGCCTAGCAGCTCGGACCGATCCTCCACTAGATCAGCCACGGCCTCCCTCTCCTCGACCTTAATGGGCAGCTTGTCAAATTTACTGGCTTGCTTAGGTCTAGGCTCCAATGGAGAACATGGGTCATCTTTTCCCTCCGTGGATTCCTGTGTCTTCTCCACAGCGTCTGCTGTTGCTGAACCGCTGGACTGAGGTTTCTCCGAGTTCACGTCCAATCGCTTGTCCACCTCTTCAGATTGGCTTTTTAGGTCTTGACTGGAAGGTCGATCTTTCTCTGTGGGCTCTGAACAGGGACCAAGAAGAGTTTTCTGACCCTCTGTGCCAACTTCATACTCCTCCAGGATGCCAAAGATCTCTATTAAACACCTTCTGAAATACTCAACGATGATCTCCATGAAACCGGGCAACTAGAagagaaaaagacaaagaaTTGAGTCTATTCACGAAAGACTTCCGCGATCATTTCCGGGCATTAGCATACAAACAAACGCAGTGAGATTTGCTCTACAAAGGTTTTAATCAATATCACGCTTTGTACTAACTACACCAAATAACAGCATTAAATTACTGGAGGTCATCAGGTTAATGTACTGCTGATTTTTAGTGGATGTAAACACTTGACTGCTGTATTCGATTGTATCAGAAGACAACTAAACTGTTTGTACTCTTATTGGTAGCTACTGCACCATGTGACCTCTGATTAGCAACTCATTGAAAAAAGGAATGGCTTGCTGGCCCTAACCGTGAAATTGTAGCAATGTTGGCATACTACGCTGCGTTCAGAACTTACCTGGGATAAGGTAAAGGAAGACACTGTGCTATCATCATACAGCAAGATATTTATAGTATCTAGGGCCCATGTGGTCTCTGCGAGCAAACCGGACTTCAAAGACATCATCACACGCCAAGCCTCCGGTGTGCCTGTGAGATATAACCAGCGAGAATCTTTTCACAAACAGACCATTCATAATCTGCTTCCTACAAAGCTTTTTATTCCAAGTCCCGCTTGTAAAGGCCAGTGTGGAGCACTTACCAATGTCTTTGGATGTTAACCTTCGACGGGGTTTAAGCTGGGGCTGCGTAGCCTCCACCGAGTCCATCGGAAAACTGAACTCCCGATGGATTGCTGGGAAGCCAGGGCCAGGAAGGCCACCACTCTGAGAGCTTGGCATCGAGCCCAGGCCACTGGGCTTCTGCATCTGCTTCATAGAGGTCATCATATGAGTCTTATTGGGTGACATAGAACCACCCACAGGCCGAGGAAATGGCGCAGGGCTTGGGACTCTGGATATGTGGTTTGCCATAGTTGGAGGAGATTGGTAGGAAGATGGCGGTTGCCGGCTAATCATGGGGGCCATGGAActggaagaggaggaagagTGTGGTGGGTATGGGGATTGGCGCTGAACAGGCCACTGACTGTCCTGGTTGATCCTGGCTTCTGGATCATCCGCACGGCTCATGGAGTGGTAGGGTGGCCCATGGCCCTGCCGGCCGGGGTAAGGGTAGTTCATGTCGGGCCTGGTGTGCCACATGTTCCCCTGGGGTCCACCGCTGGAATTGGAGCCTGGGGGTGGTCCACCACTCATCATGCTGTGCTGGGGAAGTCCCTGCCCGCCAGCCTGCATGCGATCACGTCCATATGGGTAAGAGAAGGGGCCTTGCATGGGCCTGCGATCTGGGTAGCCATACTGGCCATACATGTCAGGCTGCTGGCCACCGTATTGCATACCGTAGGCTTCGCTCTCATGCCGCTTAGATGGAGGTCCATACATCCCTTCACCAGGCCGCTTGTAACCCTACAAAGCCAAGTATATACAGTGTCTAAAACTATAACATTATTAGCACGCGAATAACTTCTAGGGAAGACATTACAGTAGATCACTGACCTGCTGCTGGGGATACATCCCGTACGGCATGTTGTGTGGGTACTGCTGCCCATAACCGTCATGTCCATGTCTACGATAAAACGCCACAAATACTACTCAAAAGATTTAAACAGCAAAGTACGTTGATATATGCTAAACAACAGTTGTCACTTCTTACCTTTGATGGGAGGGGTATCTACTGCCTGAGTACATGCTGGGATCACTGTTGGAAGGCACCAGGTTGTTTTGATTTCCAGGGGGCACAATTCCACCCTCTGCACCCATGACATGGTCTGGCCTGTGGACATAAACGTTACACACTGATTGATATGTTTGTACTGTTttaatgcagtgaacaaacagtGGCAAACTGTCCTACCTCCTCTCAAAGCCAGGATTATAGGGATATTGGTGTCGTGAGCCCATACCCATTCCTGAAGGTGGTCCACGTGGATACATATCCTGCATGTTACTGGCAGGCATCTGCCCAGTCATGTAGGGGTCAGAACCACCTGAAAAAAAGAACACTTTAAACTTCAAAATGCATTTGGAACACATTTACCTCTGTGTTaggaacaaaaaatgtatttgatgttGAAAAGTGGATATTCTGTTCAGCATCTTTTCTATTGAAGTTGACTGTGGGGGGATGAAAAAATTGTCCCAGGAATGGTTTATTTAAGCCTCTGCTAGTTGGGGAACCAGGATGGTGACCAGGACACTGAGGCTAAAGGCTAGGTTTACTTTCAGAACTTAATATAGTCAAATATAATCCTCTTTATTGTCTTTTCTAAACTTGCTTTTGAAAATTGTGCTCTCAAATTGTGGAACTCCCCACCTTCTGATTTTAGGGAAGCTCAGGGTATCGTTTATCCTTAGCATTTTGTTAGTTTACTTTTTGTAAACTACATTTtgttagctttcctgtagctcagtggttagagcatggcactagcaacagcgaggtcatgggttcgatcccaggggattgcaaaTACTCTGatacaatgtatagtataatgcttcggataaaagcgactgccaaatgcataaaatgtaacataaatGTACTTTGAATTATGTTCACGATAAACTGGCTTTAAcacgtttgtgtgttttatagatgtgttGCAGAtgatttgtttgtcttttatcaattttatcattttatacagTGTGTTGCATTTCAtctcttttatctttttttaagtgtttttattgGATGTGTAGTTGCAACCAATATTTGATTATATAAAGTGCTTTGAGCTGCATTTCATGTTTAAAGGACCCATTGCATGAAagtcacattttttctgtgtttaagtgctataatcgggtccccggtgcatctagcaacccagaaaatgtgaaaaacaagatcccagtaactttgttttggtaagcctttctctgcaagcatgtgagaaatcgagccgttcagatttcgctcctgatgtgacgtagacgcaggctcttattataatattaccaccccttaattccacccacggcgctgctgccattgttgttttcacaagcgacagcggtgtacgtgacgccatggctaaagtttgtGGACAGCATGCAATGTAGTCCTAACCTcagaagagacaggagtggatttattttatttttagcagAAATCcttaagtaaaaacctgcttgtttgcgcgaatcacttcaagccggagtgctttatcaacctggaaCAGTACatgcaggattagcttcaaagttgttcctcaagagggatcgagaccaactgaacgagtcaaagctgccgatgtaagtaatatttatcaacagtctgaattgacgtacatgtaccgtatatataggaggataacgttagcatacgatagcgaagggagctaaatcagtcacgggctaaatagaacattcaaagccagtgttaaacttactctatatactgtatatatgttatttggcaaatgggcacttggagtttagctgtatgtatgttaatacattatgtgcgttaacatgtttagctgcggcaagctgtttgttttgctaatgaacaggggcgaacgctacggttagtttcgttttaaacgtctcaaatcaattgtccttaggctgaaaaatctgtcacagcatactagttatgctctcacgttgtgtgtgtaacgttataacttgtcaacgacacgcgctaaaatccacgtaattttGCTGAGATCTGCAAGGGTGCATTCTGTGGATTTTAGGcgagcatacacgcacaacgtggtGAGCGCATAGGATACGCTatttgctgtgacggattttttagtctccggacgaatgatttgagacgtttaaaacgaaactaaaaacagaggagttcaggaagcATAATtcagctaaaccattgccatggcattCCAGTACTactcgtgtgttgtgttgacacgccagacggaaggggggtggggttcactgtaactcattatcatttaaagagacatgcaccgaaacgggttgctgtgagcatagctgtttttgacgaggcaaaaagggttttgcttacacagccattgagtgtttttaagcaaaatatgttccagacatttcatgaagaccctaataaatcataccaacttgttgaaattgCTCATCCAATGAGTCCTTTAAAAGGTGCTATGTGAAAAaagttttataattattattgttattatttagaaCTTTTATAAACGTTAACTGGCATTAAAATACTGCATTAACATTTGGACACATTTTGTACACCCTGGCCTAAAACAAACCTTAAGTACCctgatagcacaggtacgtctgtatgatgtctgctaaagatctggaaaacatctgataaacgttttacatacattttaaatcataaacatcttatagACATCTCTTAGATCTCTATAGACACCTGACTGGAGACATCTCAGACACGTATTGCagatagaaaacaaaaaaattcttgcagatgtaaatgtagCCATCAAATTGACGCCCCAGATGTATTTGTGCTATTAGGGTAGCTATCTATTGATTAACATTGACCTGCTCAGCCTTTGtgataaaattgttttatttgataaaaatgaGAACTTTTAACGATTTTTAAAGtcatttacatgcacaaatgAATCACGTACAACAGAACCAGGagcataaatcattttaaaataattgttacGTATTGTCTGTAACCTGCACATGCACACTAGAGGGCAGCAGTGTCCAAACAATTCTGTACCTCCACTCAACAGTGTTCAAGGAGGCACCGACTGccgatgtaaaaatgtaaaaccagACAATAGTAATTCCACGTACCTTTTCTGGGGGCTCCATAGGGCTCCTTACTAGGGTCAAACTGCATTCTAGAGCTGGCATCACCACTGCCTCCATGCATGGTGTTTCGCTTCTGGAAGGCCGGGTCACTACCTTCAGAAAAGGGGTCTTGTACACTCACCCCACTGCTTCTGGAGTAAAACCAGCAAATCAGTACATGCACACAGCGAAGTAACAGACACTAAATATCACACGATATACATGAACGTAGCACACCTGCCACTTGGCTGAAGAGTGGCTTGTCCGTGGGGTGTGGTAGCTGGTGTGGGAGGCTTTATGTCGCCGGGCATCTCTGTCATAGTGCTGCTGCCGGTCGATTGAGGGGTCTGGGGGCCCTGAAGAGAGCCTGAGTTTGCTGTTAAACAGAATAAAAAGGTTGTTTAttagatttataaaaaataagaattctaGACAAAGATGCTCAAAATAAGGGTGCTTTTTGTTGCAGTTGTGAAAAAAAAACCCTCTCCCTCGGAAAGGTGGTGAAGAGAATGACCtaaaaaaatgtcagtttaCAGATTTTGTAATACCTCATTGACAACTGTGCAACTTAAGCACTGAcgattgtttgtttttgcattgcAGTTTCCTGACTCGAAATGATGTTTTGCATTGTGCATTACAAgataaagaacaaatatataaaaaaactgcaaggttttcacataaaaaaaatatttttgaacttttcctaaatacatgtacaaatattattgttgttttgcttaaaagtgaatctgaacttgttttctttgcagtatttgaggtctgaaaaaatacagagcatcttttctgttattttcacccgtttctccagttttcattttctgcaaaaaaatgcaaatagaaactaggggtgaccccgaatagtcgaagattcgataggaggagcctgaAGATTCGACTACCAGTCTCACAGTTGAATCTTCGCAGAGATGTTATGCGATGGGGATCGTGCaattttggttatatgggcagtggcaTAGCAGACAGGCATGCACTGCGCCGccaaaaatatgatttatgatttactatttgtggcttgtgttttgaatatacactcacctaaaggattattaggaacaccatactaatacggtgtttgaccccctttcgccttcagaactgccttaattctacgtggcattgattcaacaaggtgctgaaagcattctttagaaatgttggcccatattgataggatagcatcttgcagttgatggagatttgtgggatgcacatccagggcacgaagctcccgttccaccacatcccaaagatgttctatcgggttgagatctggtgactgtgggggccattctagtacagtgaactcattgtcatgttcaagaaaccaatttgaaatgattcgagctttgtgacatggtgcattatcctgctggaagtagccattagaggatgggtacatggtggtcataaagggatggacatggtcagaaacaatgctcaggtaggccgtggcatttaaacgatgcccaattggcactaaggggcctaaagtgtgccaagaaaacatcccccacaccattacaccaccaccaccagcctgcacagtggtaacaaggcatgatggatccatgttctcattctgtttacgccaaattctgactctaccatttgaatgtctcaacagaaatcgagactcatcagaccaggcaacatttttccagtcttcaactgtccaattttggtgagctcgtgcaaattgtagcctctttttcctatttgtagtggagatgagtggtacccggtggggtcttctgctgttgtagcccatctgcctcaaggttgtgcgtgttgtggcttcacaaatgctttgctgcatacctcggttgtaacgagtggttatttcagtcaaagttgctcttctatcagcttgaatcagtcggcccat encodes the following:
- the arid1b gene encoding AT-rich interactive domain-containing protein 1B isoform X3, which translates into the protein METGLVANHQVKNVGSGDPPPSPHRRTPPQQQSQALHHQPQQQHRAIHNNNNNSFSSPTPARGDFGNRQHGGKDTALEKRVEHSPRLLNTSDEEDRSSTIGFDRMGSRHEHSNFGPTSGSGNNSSRSDGVGNTSESGNSAVSEFNHYYGNGRGGPSFDQHGGQQSPRTALMHSAQGNMDQVQNSHDGYHNNPYNHYPNYRQGYAGAGYGMMSPSRQGSMMGPGNNLPTAASHDKVAMASTTPAPGANVGGFQRFPSQNQQHPSGATPTLNQLLTSPSPMMRGYGSGYQDYSNPQPQQSAMGLGKDPYSPSAGHSWGTQLRNHPAMSPGNNGNGRAQVAPMDPMAMKRSQMYGMGNSPYSQSGGTYPGQPYGSPTPHRYPMGIQGRGQVGLGGMQYPQQQQMPSQYGPQGIGGYCQQGQPPYFSPPQQQPAAPSQPPYMQQRGPAQQDALQEGYGSRGQPGKPNHDDMGLAQQDRPSSLPDLSGSIDDLPTGTEAGLSSAVSASGSTSSQGEQSNPAQSPFSPHASPRVPSMRSGPSPSPVGSPVGSSQSRSGPISPASGPGTQMAPQTPGNVPDVGSSHSQSPMSQDRGFAPNMQRNTPGPQYGSQQPGPSMSPHSCPTGPMHHSVGSYQMAPSYGPQSSQYGPSGNFPRPPNYGGTPGANNSGPGPGMGNSLGMNASSPMHGQGPGQPCGSMTTARGPGQSSGGRPYPAGSSSMAPTSPNMPQSAGPGMGPPPPNVSRKPHESGPAPAQQNPTPSGQPRPPFARSPVYPGLCGPGGRTPHPHHPHYSSGQGQAQPHSELYGPGGYQGGSYMLGMGPGGPYNHPPCNSSARMTPQGPSYNTLPPTGHLTGSGDAMIPIDPKQRPEHKEEGSTPTTEPPKPKDSYGSQCVSQPPTPSPLSPSPASLSSYQGDDSDSISSPAWQKNPSSPQSLGNMTSEKITRLYDMGCEQERTAWVDRYIAFMDERGTPVPSLPLVGKKPLDLCRLYLRVREIGGLAMVNKNKKWKELSGHLKVGTSSSSASSLKKHYIQYLFAYECKVERGEEPPPDVFATGESKKQPQQAKIQPPSPANSGSLQGPQTPQSTGSSTMTEMPGDIKPPTPATTPHGQATLQPSGRSSGVSVQDPFSEGSDPAFQKRNTMHGGSGDASSRMQFDPSKEPYGAPRKGGSDPYMTGQMPASNMQDMYPRGPPSGMGMGSRHQYPYNPGFERRPDHVMGAEGGIVPPGNQNNLVPSNSDPSMYSGSRYPSHQRHGHDGYGQQYPHNMPYGMYPQQQGYKRPGEGMYGPPSKRHESEAYGMQYGGQQPDMYGQYGYPDRRPMQGPFSYPYGRDRMQAGGQGLPQHSMMSGGPPPGSNSSGGPQGNMWHTRPDMNYPYPGRQGHGPPYHSMSRADDPEARINQDSQWPVQRQSPYPPHSSSSSSSMAPMISRQPPSSYQSPPTMANHISRVPSPAPFPRPVGGSMSPNKTHMMTSMKQMQKPSGLGSMPSSQSGGLPGPGFPAIHREFSFPMDSVEATQPQLKPRRRLTSKDIGTPEAWRVMMSLKSGLLAETTWALDTINILLYDDSTVSSFTLSQLPGFMEIIVEYFRRCLIEIFGILEEYEVGTEGQKTLLGPCSEPTEKDRPSSQDLKSQSEEVDKRLDVNSEKPQSSGSATADAVEKTQESTEGKDDPCSPLEPRPKQASKFDKLPIKVEEREAVADLVEDRSELLGLVGEFTSGLLHWKAGGGDSTTHIQTYFERCEEKEECKPLENQQNVEEHAKDTSEEKPTGEEELKRDVPGPSEEIVTATVDDLLSSWPGSLAKGETQTFPFRTREKLGSITLLEDEPRCWDEAPLSVAEGWQDELARRCICVSNIIRGLSFVPGNDSDIARHPGLVLILGKLVLLHHEHPKRKRMPPTYQREEERGLACSKDEWWWDCLGALRENTLVTLANISGQLDLSIYPESICLPILDGLLHWMVCPSAEAQDPFCTANGFSSLTPQRLVLECLCKLSIQDSNVDLLLATPPFSRQERLFASLVWHVGERKSQVCREMAVAVLSNLAQGDPTAARAITLQKGSVGALISFLEDSVAMAQYQQSPHSLLHMGHPTHPEPPSINMMCRAAKALLAMAQVEENRPEFVLYESRLLDISLSSVLNSGVAAILCEVLFKLGRS